Proteins encoded within one genomic window of Nonomuraea gerenzanensis:
- a CDS encoding ABC transporter ATP-binding protein, which produces MTGLSAIELADVVKEYHSHGEVVQAVKGVTLGIEEGEFFSLLGPSGCGKTTTMRMIAGFEAPSKGVVRLYGQDVTNVPPNKRDVNMVFQSYALFPHMSVWDNVAFGLKQRKVAQAEIRQRVGEMLEIIGLTGREKRLPRALSGGQQQRVALARALVNQPRALLLDEPLGALDLKLRQAMQIELKRIQREVGITFVYVTHDQSEALTMSDRIAVMKDGAVEQLAGPREIYERPATAFVAGFIGTSNLLAGAATGGELKVGGGKVLVPGHDGDVTVTVRPEKITIGTEEPEQGLSAVRGTVAEVVYLGTYNSYAVSLADGAEVTVFQQNAHDATATAERGDSVWLSWQAQHSYVIGS; this is translated from the coding sequence ATGACCGGGCTGAGTGCGATCGAGCTTGCGGACGTCGTCAAGGAGTATCACTCGCATGGCGAGGTCGTCCAGGCGGTCAAAGGCGTGACGCTGGGCATCGAGGAGGGGGAGTTCTTCTCCCTCCTCGGCCCCTCCGGCTGCGGCAAGACCACCACGATGAGGATGATCGCCGGCTTCGAGGCGCCCTCGAAGGGCGTGGTGAGACTCTACGGCCAGGACGTCACGAACGTCCCGCCGAACAAGCGCGACGTCAACATGGTCTTCCAGTCCTACGCGCTCTTCCCGCACATGAGCGTCTGGGACAACGTGGCCTTCGGGCTCAAGCAGCGCAAGGTCGCGCAGGCGGAGATCAGGCAGCGGGTCGGTGAGATGCTGGAGATCATCGGCCTGACCGGCAGGGAGAAGCGCCTGCCGCGCGCCCTGTCCGGCGGCCAGCAGCAGCGGGTGGCGCTCGCCAGGGCGCTGGTCAACCAGCCGCGCGCGCTGCTGCTCGACGAGCCGCTCGGCGCGCTCGACCTCAAGCTGCGCCAGGCCATGCAGATCGAGCTCAAGCGCATCCAGCGCGAGGTCGGCATCACGTTCGTGTACGTCACGCACGACCAGAGCGAGGCGCTGACCATGAGCGACCGCATCGCCGTCATGAAGGACGGGGCGGTCGAGCAGCTCGCCGGGCCGCGCGAGATCTACGAGCGGCCCGCCACGGCCTTCGTGGCCGGCTTCATCGGCACGTCCAACCTGCTCGCCGGCGCCGCGACCGGCGGCGAGCTGAAGGTCGGCGGCGGCAAGGTGCTGGTGCCGGGCCACGACGGCGACGTGACGGTGACCGTCCGGCCCGAGAAGATCACCATCGGCACGGAGGAGCCCGAGCAGGGGCTGAGCGCCGTGCGGGGCACCGTGGCCGAAGTGGTGTATCTGGGCACGTATAACAGCTATGCGGTGAGTCTCGCTGACGGGGCCGAGGTCACCGTGTTCCAGCAGAACGCGCATGACGCGACGGCCACGGCGGAGCGGGGCGACTCCGTCTGGCTGTCGTGGCAGGCGCAGCACTCGTACGTGATTGGAAGTTGA
- a CDS encoding serine hydrolase gives MRGKWMAWPVLAVAAGCGAGSAPVVPAAVEPPVKVARCVLKLRDDRAAGAARARLERDLAAYVRGRPGRVVYGAQDLETGIRLGLGEHQHDMITASGAKVDILAALLAGRDSRLGEGERDLASRMIRESDNSAADALWSRVGGGGAMSDFYARIGLKETTPGPSKFWGGTNTSPADRIRLLKVLIKGGKGRLTAADRGMVLGLMERVQRDQAWGVSAAARPGDRVALKNGWTPRPFIHHTWAVTSYGRVVGPGRDLLLSVQTDRQPGEGTGIQTIEGVARMIGQRLDGLTPTTTRSCPRNPFA, from the coding sequence GTGCGTGGGAAGTGGATGGCCTGGCCGGTGCTGGCGGTCGCGGCCGGTTGCGGGGCGGGCAGCGCGCCGGTCGTGCCCGCCGCCGTGGAGCCGCCGGTCAAGGTCGCGCGGTGCGTGCTGAAACTCCGTGACGACCGGGCGGCCGGGGCGGCCAGGGCCCGGCTCGAACGCGATCTCGCCGCGTACGTGCGCGGCCGGCCGGGCCGCGTCGTCTACGGCGCCCAGGACCTGGAGACCGGGATCCGGCTGGGCCTGGGGGAGCACCAGCACGACATGATCACCGCCAGCGGCGCCAAGGTGGACATCCTGGCCGCGCTGCTGGCCGGCCGCGACTCCCGCCTCGGCGAGGGTGAGCGCGACCTGGCCTCCCGCATGATCAGGGAGAGCGACAACAGCGCCGCCGACGCGCTGTGGTCGCGGGTCGGCGGCGGCGGGGCCATGAGCGACTTCTACGCCAGGATCGGGCTCAAGGAGACCACGCCGGGGCCCAGCAAGTTCTGGGGCGGCACCAACACCAGCCCCGCCGACCGGATCCGCCTGCTGAAGGTGCTGATCAAGGGCGGAAAGGGGCGGCTGACCGCCGCCGACAGGGGGATGGTGCTCGGGCTGATGGAGCGGGTGCAGCGGGACCAGGCGTGGGGCGTCAGCGCCGCCGCCAGGCCCGGTGACCGGGTGGCGCTCAAGAACGGATGGACCCCCCGGCCGTTCATCCACCACACCTGGGCCGTGACCAGCTACGGCCGCGTGGTGGGGCCGGGGCGCGACCTGCTGCTGTCGGTGCAGACGGACCGGCAGCCGGGCGAGGGCACGGGGATCCAGACCATCGAGGGCGTCGCCCGGATGATCGGACAGCGCCTGGACGGCCTGACCCCGACCACCACCCGCTCCTGCCCGCGCAACCCCTTCGCCTGA
- a CDS encoding Lrp/AsnC family transcriptional regulator: protein MTTPPRVRRNSAGSGGPVVLDDLSKQIIEQLQADGRKPYAAIGKAVGLSEAAVRQRVQRLQDAGVMQIVAVTDPLTLGFPRQAMIGVNCEGDLEKVADELAGIEEIDYVVLTAGSFDVIVEVVCEGDGHLLEILSKIRAIPAVRATESFVYLKLRKQTYSWGTR, encoded by the coding sequence ATGACGACGCCGCCCCGCGTACGCCGCAACAGCGCCGGCTCCGGCGGCCCGGTGGTGCTCGACGACCTGTCCAAGCAGATCATCGAGCAGCTCCAGGCCGATGGGCGCAAGCCGTACGCGGCGATCGGCAAGGCGGTCGGCCTGTCCGAGGCCGCCGTACGCCAGCGCGTCCAGCGGCTCCAGGACGCCGGCGTCATGCAGATCGTCGCGGTCACCGACCCGCTCACGCTCGGCTTCCCCCGGCAGGCCATGATCGGCGTCAACTGCGAGGGCGACCTGGAGAAGGTGGCCGACGAGCTGGCCGGCATCGAGGAGATCGACTACGTCGTGCTCACGGCGGGCTCCTTCGACGTGATCGTCGAGGTGGTCTGCGAGGGTGACGGGCACCTGCTGGAGATCCTCAGCAAGATCCGCGCCATCCCCGCCGTCCGGGCCACCGAGTCGTTCGTCTACCTCAAGCTGCGCAAGCAGACCTACTCCTGGGGCACCCGCTAG
- a CDS encoding ABC transporter permease, translated as MRGIRAGDRLLHIYTWLIIVWLSSPIAVMILFGFNDKKSKSNTTWQGFTLRWYSELFDISDLTTALWNSLVIALLSTIITVVIGTMLGLALGRHRFRGQGATNFLVFAAISTPELVMGASLLSLFVSGNVPRDGNTIIIAHVLFSLSFVVVTVRARVVTLDPSLEEAARDLGATAWGTFRQVTLPAIMPGVLAGGMLAFALSIDDYVVTSFVNGSTVTFPLWIVGAVKTGIPPQVNVMGTLIFCIGVLIAIGNAVAARRRS; from the coding sequence ATGAGAGGGATCCGAGCCGGCGACCGGCTGCTGCACATCTACACGTGGCTGATCATCGTCTGGCTGTCGTCGCCGATCGCCGTGATGATCCTGTTCGGGTTCAACGACAAGAAGAGCAAGTCGAACACCACCTGGCAGGGCTTCACCCTGCGCTGGTACAGCGAGCTGTTCGACATCTCCGACCTGACCACCGCGCTGTGGAACTCGCTGGTGATCGCCCTGCTCAGCACGATCATCACGGTCGTCATCGGCACCATGCTGGGGCTGGCGCTCGGCAGGCACCGCTTCCGCGGCCAGGGCGCGACGAACTTCCTGGTCTTCGCCGCCATCTCCACGCCCGAGCTCGTCATGGGGGCCTCGCTGCTGTCGCTGTTCGTCTCCGGCAACGTGCCGCGCGACGGCAACACGATCATCATCGCGCACGTGCTGTTCTCGCTGTCGTTCGTGGTGGTCACGGTGCGGGCGCGGGTCGTCACGCTGGACCCCTCCCTGGAGGAGGCCGCCAGGGACCTGGGCGCGACGGCGTGGGGCACGTTCCGGCAGGTGACGCTGCCGGCGATCATGCCGGGCGTGCTGGCGGGCGGGATGCTCGCCTTCGCGCTGTCCATCGACGACTACGTGGTGACCAGCTTCGTCAACGGCTCGACCGTGACCTTCCCGCTGTGGATCGTCGGCGCGGTCAAGACCGGCATCCCGCCGCAGGTCAACGTCATGGGTACGCTGATCTTCTGCATCGGGGTGCTGATCGCGATCGGCAACGCGGTCGCGGCCCGCCGCCGTAGCTGA
- a CDS encoding polyamine ABC transporter substrate-binding protein — translation MTQPRTRRDVFRLAGYSAAGLALAACGVQGQKAAPPKADAVADYWAKQKKNGKVVFANWPEYMPEDKGPLEKFKQDTGIAYEYKEVIQENAEFFGKADPVLRAGQSLGYDIVVMTNGIQLQHMIELGYVVPLDHSKLPNFQANAGQKYKERSYDPGNKYTVPYTSGVTGIAYNTEFVKEEITSIESLFDPKYKGRVGMMADAQEIANFGMIALGIAPEKSTEADWRKAGEKLKAQSDAGIVRKYYDQSYIDAVSKGDVWLTMAWSGDVFQRQLAGEPVKFVVPAEGGTIWTDNMLIPKGAANPVDALMLMDYLYQPAVAAELDEYIQYVTPVPAVQDLLREKARTAKGEDKKALEDMVGSPLMFPSESDYAKLHNYTQLTTQQEQVFNPIFQSITQA, via the coding sequence ATGACGCAGCCCCGCACCCGTCGTGACGTCTTCCGCCTGGCCGGTTACTCCGCCGCCGGGCTAGCCCTGGCCGCCTGCGGCGTGCAGGGGCAGAAGGCGGCGCCGCCCAAGGCCGACGCCGTCGCCGACTACTGGGCCAAGCAGAAGAAGAACGGCAAGGTCGTCTTCGCCAACTGGCCCGAGTACATGCCCGAGGACAAGGGCCCGCTGGAGAAGTTCAAGCAGGACACCGGCATCGCGTACGAGTACAAGGAGGTCATCCAGGAGAACGCCGAGTTCTTCGGCAAGGCCGACCCCGTGCTGCGCGCCGGCCAGTCGCTGGGCTACGACATCGTCGTCATGACCAACGGCATCCAGCTCCAGCACATGATCGAGCTGGGTTACGTGGTGCCGCTCGACCACTCCAAGCTGCCCAACTTCCAGGCCAACGCCGGGCAGAAGTACAAGGAGCGCTCCTACGACCCCGGTAACAAGTACACGGTGCCCTACACCTCCGGGGTGACCGGCATCGCGTACAACACCGAGTTCGTCAAGGAGGAGATCACCAGCATCGAGTCGCTGTTCGACCCCAAGTACAAGGGGCGGGTCGGCATGATGGCCGACGCTCAGGAGATCGCCAACTTCGGCATGATCGCGCTGGGCATCGCGCCGGAGAAGTCGACGGAGGCGGACTGGCGCAAGGCCGGGGAGAAGCTCAAGGCCCAGAGCGACGCCGGAATTGTCCGGAAATATTATGATCAGTCGTACATCGATGCGGTGTCGAAGGGCGACGTCTGGCTGACCATGGCCTGGTCGGGCGACGTGTTCCAGCGGCAGCTCGCCGGCGAGCCGGTGAAGTTCGTGGTGCCCGCCGAGGGCGGCACGATCTGGACCGACAACATGCTCATCCCCAAGGGCGCGGCCAACCCGGTGGACGCCCTCATGCTGATGGACTACCTCTACCAGCCGGCCGTGGCCGCCGAGCTGGACGAGTACATCCAGTACGTCACGCCGGTCCCCGCCGTGCAGGACCTGCTGCGCGAGAAGGCCAGGACGGCCAAGGGCGAGGACAAGAAGGCGCTGGAGGACATGGTGGGCAGCCCGCTCATGTTCCCCTCCGAGTCCGACTACGCCAAGCTGCACAACTACACCCAGCTCACCACCCAGCAGGAGCAGGTGTTCAACCCGATCTTCCAGTCCATCACCCAGGCGTAA
- a CDS encoding ABC transporter permease: MRRLTPYLLALPSWMWLAIFLVVPMVAMASVSLQTGNAIDGFAMTFSFSNYSDALGRYSTQLVRSLIYGGLATVAMLVIGYPVAYFIAFKGGARKSMYLFLLLLPFFVSFVLRTISWNFLLSDNGILFGTLKGWGLLPDDFHVLATPFAVIAGLTYNFLPFMILPIYVALERVDPRVVEAAQDLYATRAAAFRRVVLPLSLPGVFAGVLMTFVPATADPINAAVLGGRSTTMIGNIIQTEYLTNLDYPTASALSFTLMAVLLVGIFIYARALGTENVLEAAAR; the protein is encoded by the coding sequence ATGCGGCGGCTCACCCCCTACCTGCTCGCCCTGCCGAGCTGGATGTGGCTGGCGATCTTCCTGGTCGTGCCCATGGTCGCGATGGCGTCGGTGTCGCTGCAGACCGGCAACGCCATCGACGGCTTCGCCATGACGTTCAGCTTCTCCAACTACTCCGACGCGCTCGGCCGCTACAGCACCCAGCTCGTCCGGTCGCTGATCTACGGTGGGCTCGCCACCGTGGCCATGCTGGTGATCGGGTACCCGGTGGCGTACTTCATCGCCTTCAAGGGCGGGGCGCGCAAGTCGATGTACCTGTTCCTGCTCCTGCTGCCGTTCTTCGTCTCGTTCGTGCTGCGCACGATCTCGTGGAACTTCCTGCTGTCGGACAACGGCATCCTGTTCGGCACGCTGAAGGGCTGGGGGCTGCTGCCCGACGACTTCCACGTGCTGGCCACGCCGTTCGCGGTGATCGCGGGGCTGACGTACAACTTCCTGCCGTTCATGATCCTGCCGATCTACGTGGCGCTGGAGCGGGTGGACCCGCGGGTGGTGGAGGCGGCGCAGGACCTGTACGCGACGCGGGCGGCGGCCTTCCGCCGGGTGGTGCTGCCGCTGTCGCTGCCGGGGGTGTTCGCCGGGGTGCTGATGACGTTCGTGCCGGCCACGGCCGACCCGATCAACGCCGCCGTACTGGGCGGCAGGTCCACCACGATGATCGGCAACATCATCCAGACCGAGTACCTGACGAACCTCGACTACCCGACCGCCTCGGCGCTGTCCTTCACGCTGATGGCGGTGCTGCTGGTCGGGATCTTCATCTACGCCCGCGCCCTGGGGACGGAGAACGTGCTGGAGGCGGCGGCCCGATGA
- a CDS encoding NAD(P)/FAD-dependent oxidoreductase, with the protein MDPLKALADAERKPYWLDSPARPEPRPRLFGHTTADLVVVGGGFSGLWTALMAKERDPSLDVVLLEGRRIGWAATGRNGGFCMATLTHGLANGLERWPEEIDRLERMGVDNLDEIERTLERYGVDCSFERTGELHVATEEWQLDGLNEHLDLISDLGLDYLPLDREQVRAEVNSPTYLGGLWERSGCAMLDPARLAWGLRAACLRLGVRVHERSPVRSLSDDGTTITLRTPHGSVGARHVALGTGVFPPLLRRLRHLVVPVYDYVLMTEPLTGAQLDAVGWRNRQGVGDSGNQFHYYRLTDDNRILWGGYDAVYYNGGLVKPEYDQRDETFVKLARHFYDTFPQLDGVRFTHRWGGVIDTCSRFSAFYGQAHGGRLVYAAGYTGMGVGATRFGANVMLDLLSGKPTDRTELRMVKEKPVPFPPEPVRSGVIQFTRWSIAQADQHQGRRNLWLRALDRMGLGFDS; encoded by the coding sequence GTGGATCCGCTGAAGGCGCTGGCTGACGCGGAGCGCAAGCCGTACTGGCTGGACAGCCCGGCCAGACCCGAGCCGCGACCGCGGCTCTTCGGACACACCACCGCCGACCTGGTCGTCGTCGGCGGCGGCTTCTCGGGGCTGTGGACGGCCCTGATGGCCAAGGAACGTGACCCCTCGCTGGACGTCGTCCTGCTGGAGGGCCGCAGGATCGGCTGGGCGGCCACCGGCCGCAACGGCGGCTTCTGCATGGCGACCCTCACCCACGGCCTGGCCAACGGGCTGGAGCGGTGGCCGGAGGAGATCGACCGGCTCGAACGCATGGGGGTCGACAACCTCGACGAGATCGAGCGCACGCTGGAGCGCTACGGCGTCGACTGCTCCTTCGAGCGCACCGGCGAGCTGCACGTGGCCACCGAGGAGTGGCAGCTCGACGGGCTCAACGAGCACCTCGACCTGATCTCCGACCTCGGCCTCGACTACCTGCCGCTCGACAGGGAGCAGGTGCGGGCCGAGGTGAACTCGCCGACCTACCTGGGCGGGCTCTGGGAGCGCAGCGGCTGCGCCATGCTCGACCCGGCGCGGCTGGCGTGGGGGCTGCGGGCGGCCTGCCTGCGGCTCGGCGTACGCGTCCACGAGCGCAGTCCCGTTCGTTCGCTGAGCGACGACGGCACGACGATCACCCTGCGCACGCCGCACGGCTCGGTGGGCGCGCGCCACGTGGCGTTGGGCACCGGGGTGTTCCCGCCGCTGCTGCGGCGGCTCAGGCACCTCGTCGTCCCGGTGTACGACTACGTGCTGATGACCGAGCCCCTCACCGGGGCCCAGCTCGACGCGGTGGGCTGGCGCAACAGGCAGGGCGTCGGCGATTCGGGCAACCAGTTCCACTACTACCGGCTGACCGACGACAACCGGATCCTGTGGGGCGGCTACGACGCCGTCTACTACAACGGGGGCCTGGTCAAGCCGGAGTACGACCAGCGCGACGAGACGTTCGTCAAGCTCGCGCGGCACTTCTACGACACCTTCCCGCAGCTCGACGGGGTGCGCTTCACCCACAGGTGGGGCGGCGTGATCGACACGTGCAGCCGGTTCAGCGCGTTCTACGGGCAGGCGCACGGCGGGCGGCTGGTCTACGCCGCCGGCTACACCGGCATGGGCGTCGGCGCCACCCGGTTCGGCGCCAACGTCATGCTGGACCTGCTGTCGGGCAAGCCCACCGACCGCACCGAGCTGCGGATGGTGAAGGAGAAGCCGGTCCCGTTCCCGCCCGAGCCGGTGCGTTCGGGGGTGATCCAGTTCACCCGCTGGTCGATCGCGCAGGCCGACCAGCACCAGGGCAGGCGCAACCTGTGGCTGCGCGCGCTCGACCGGATGGGCCTCGGGTTCGACTCGTAG
- a CDS encoding alpha/beta hydrolase — protein sequence MVDGLTLAGDLRVPDGVGPWPGLVFTGPFTGVRDQVTGLYAARLAERGYATLAFDHRNWGESEGLPRHHEDPQGKLHDLRAAVSFLRSRPEVDRERIGAVGICLGGGYALKFAAFDPRVKAFAGIAGAYNNPYAMRGADLAPYLDVLERQDLGGPVEYLPAVAGQGEAAMPGDEPYAYYGGERGASPHWSNEVTRASVLELLTLDNMTGSDFLSPKPGLIVHGLVDRFCAPEGAEEVFKRLDQPKRIVWVDAKQHIDLYDREPYVTQAVDATADFLTGHL from the coding sequence GTGGTTGACGGTCTCACGCTGGCCGGCGACCTGCGGGTGCCGGACGGCGTGGGGCCGTGGCCGGGGCTGGTGTTCACGGGGCCGTTCACCGGGGTGCGCGACCAGGTCACCGGCCTGTACGCGGCCCGGCTGGCCGAGCGCGGCTACGCCACGCTGGCCTTCGACCACCGCAACTGGGGCGAGTCCGAGGGCCTCCCGCGCCACCACGAGGACCCGCAGGGCAAGCTGCACGACCTGCGGGCGGCGGTGTCGTTCCTGCGGTCGCGGCCCGAGGTGGACCGGGAGCGGATCGGGGCGGTCGGCATCTGCCTCGGCGGCGGGTACGCGCTGAAGTTCGCCGCCTTCGACCCCCGGGTGAAGGCGTTCGCGGGGATCGCCGGGGCCTACAACAACCCGTACGCGATGCGCGGCGCGGACCTGGCGCCCTACCTGGACGTCCTGGAGCGGCAGGACCTCGGCGGGCCCGTCGAGTACCTGCCCGCGGTCGCCGGGCAGGGCGAGGCCGCGATGCCCGGCGACGAGCCGTACGCCTACTACGGCGGCGAGCGCGGCGCCTCACCGCACTGGTCGAACGAGGTGACCAGGGCGAGCGTGCTCGAACTGCTCACCCTGGACAACATGACGGGCAGCGACTTCCTGTCGCCGAAGCCGGGGCTGATCGTGCACGGGCTGGTGGACCGGTTCTGCGCGCCCGAGGGGGCGGAGGAGGTGTTCAAGCGGCTCGACCAGCCCAAGCGGATCGTCTGGGTGGACGCCAAGCAGCACATCGACCTGTACGACCGCGAGCCGTACGTCACCCAGGCCGTGGACGCGACCGCCGATTTCCTGACCGGGCACCTCTGA
- a CDS encoding MFS transporter, whose translation MKNKWSCLAVACLATLLLSLDLTVLHLALPRLVADLGASSTQLLWIGDMYGFALAGLLVTMGNVGDRIGRKRLLLIGTVAFGAASAITAYAPTPELLIAARALLGVAGATIMPSTLSIIRNVFTDPGERTAAIGVWSGMSAAGFAIGPVVGGLLLDHFWWGSVFLINVPIMALVLVAGLLVLPESRNPDAGRLDLASVALSFAGIVAVVYAVKEAAHQGVGRADVLLAGLAGVALLALFGWRQTRLPEPLIDVRLFARRAFSASILTNLLAIFAMSAMMLMFAWYLQLVLGWSPLQAGLAQLPGGLSGAVGGVLAAKLIPYLGRNGVVALGLAMNAGSFLYYATLSTELNYLALLPVMVVGGMGVGFAFTVNNDNVLATAPRQRAGAAAAVSETAFELGAALGIAILGTVLTSAYRANLELPAGVPGEAAGESLAGALGVAATLPAGQADALVRAAQAAFLDGVHLTSLVTAGLLVAVAVLALVGLRGVPKVIPEDVLAGAR comes from the coding sequence ATGAAGAACAAATGGTCCTGCCTGGCCGTCGCCTGCCTGGCCACGCTGCTGCTCTCCCTCGACCTCACGGTCCTGCACCTGGCCCTGCCCCGGCTGGTGGCCGACCTCGGCGCGAGCTCCACGCAACTGCTGTGGATCGGCGACATGTACGGCTTCGCGCTGGCGGGCCTGCTCGTCACCATGGGCAACGTGGGCGACCGCATCGGCCGCAAGCGCCTGCTCCTGATCGGGACCGTGGCCTTCGGCGCCGCCTCCGCGATCACCGCGTACGCGCCCACCCCGGAGCTGCTGATCGCGGCCAGGGCGCTGCTCGGCGTGGCCGGCGCCACGATCATGCCCTCGACCCTGTCGATCATCCGCAACGTGTTCACCGACCCGGGCGAGCGTACCGCGGCCATCGGCGTCTGGAGCGGGATGAGCGCGGCGGGCTTCGCCATCGGCCCCGTGGTCGGCGGGCTGCTGCTCGACCACTTCTGGTGGGGCTCGGTCTTCCTGATCAACGTGCCGATCATGGCGCTGGTGCTGGTCGCGGGCCTCCTGGTGCTGCCGGAGTCGCGCAACCCGGACGCGGGACGGCTCGACCTGGCCAGCGTGGCGCTGTCGTTCGCCGGGATCGTGGCCGTCGTCTACGCGGTCAAGGAGGCGGCGCACCAGGGTGTCGGGCGCGCCGACGTGCTGCTGGCGGGCCTGGCAGGGGTGGCGCTGCTGGCGCTGTTCGGCTGGCGGCAGACCAGGCTGCCCGAGCCGCTCATCGACGTGCGGCTGTTCGCGCGCCGGGCGTTCAGCGCCTCGATCCTGACGAACCTGCTGGCGATCTTCGCCATGTCGGCCATGATGCTGATGTTCGCCTGGTACCTGCAGCTCGTGCTCGGCTGGTCGCCGCTGCAGGCGGGCCTGGCCCAGCTCCCCGGCGGGCTGAGCGGCGCGGTGGGCGGGGTGCTGGCCGCCAAGCTCATCCCCTACCTCGGCAGGAACGGCGTGGTCGCGCTGGGCCTGGCCATGAACGCGGGCTCGTTCCTCTACTACGCCACGCTCAGCACCGAGCTGAACTACCTGGCGCTGCTGCCCGTCATGGTGGTGGGCGGCATGGGCGTCGGGTTCGCGTTCACCGTCAACAACGACAACGTGCTCGCCACGGCGCCACGGCAGCGTGCGGGGGCCGCCGCCGCGGTGTCGGAGACCGCGTTCGAGCTGGGGGCGGCGCTCGGTATCGCGATCCTGGGCACGGTGCTGACCAGCGCCTACCGGGCCAACCTGGAGCTTCCGGCGGGGGTGCCGGGCGAGGCCGCCGGCGAGTCGCTCGCCGGCGCGCTCGGCGTGGCCGCCACCCTGCCCGCCGGGCAGGCCGACGCGCTCGTGCGGGCGGCGCAGGCGGCCTTCCTCGACGGCGTGCACCTGACCTCGCTCGTCACGGCGGGCCTGCTGGTCGCGGTGGCGGTGCTCGCGCTGGTGGGGCTGCGCGGCGTGCCGAAGGTCATCCCGGAGGACGTCCTGGCCGGCGCACGCTAG
- a CDS encoding gamma-aminobutyraldehyde dehydrogenase has translation MTTRLQNFINGEFVDAKSGRFSDIIDPCTGEAYVQAPVSGQEDIDAAFAAAAAAFESWGRTTPGERANLLLKVADAIDARADEINEAECRNTGKPRARMAEDETPVAADHFRFFAGAARTLEGPTAGEFLAEHTSVIRHEPIGVVGQVTPWNYPMMMAVWKIAPALAAGNTIVLKPSDTTPVSTLKLAEILGEVLPPGVFNVVTGDRESGAMVVSHPTAAMVAITGSVGAGMSVAKSAADDLKRVHLELGGKAPVVVFEDVKDLRKAAADIATAGLYNAGQDCTAACRVLVHESVHDEFVAALTEAAAGTVTGDLGNEEALYGPLNNENQLARVQGFIDRVPAHAKVLTGGHRVGDKGYFFAPTIVDGLRQDDEMVQNEVFGPVITVQTFTDEADALAKANDVKYGLSGSVWTSDHGRAMRMSNRLDFGVVWVNTHIPFVSEMPHGGFKHSGYGKDLSVFGLHDYTRVKHVMHYIGE, from the coding sequence TTGACCACCCGTCTGCAGAACTTCATCAACGGTGAGTTCGTGGACGCCAAGAGCGGCCGATTCTCCGACATCATCGATCCGTGCACGGGCGAGGCCTACGTCCAGGCTCCCGTCTCGGGTCAGGAGGACATCGACGCCGCCTTCGCCGCCGCGGCCGCCGCTTTCGAGTCGTGGGGCAGGACCACCCCGGGCGAGCGGGCGAACCTGCTGCTCAAGGTCGCCGACGCGATCGACGCCAGGGCCGACGAGATCAACGAGGCCGAGTGCCGCAACACCGGCAAGCCCCGCGCCCGCATGGCCGAGGACGAGACGCCGGTCGCCGCCGACCACTTCCGCTTCTTCGCGGGCGCGGCCCGCACGTTGGAGGGCCCGACGGCCGGCGAGTTCCTGGCCGAGCACACCAGCGTCATCAGGCACGAGCCGATCGGCGTGGTCGGCCAGGTGACGCCGTGGAACTACCCGATGATGATGGCGGTCTGGAAGATCGCCCCGGCGCTGGCGGCCGGCAACACGATCGTGCTCAAGCCGTCCGACACGACCCCGGTATCCACGCTCAAGCTGGCCGAGATCCTCGGCGAGGTGCTGCCGCCCGGCGTCTTCAACGTCGTCACCGGCGACCGCGAGAGCGGCGCCATGGTCGTCAGCCACCCCACCGCCGCCATGGTGGCCATCACCGGCTCGGTCGGCGCGGGCATGTCGGTGGCCAAGAGCGCCGCCGACGACCTCAAGCGGGTGCACCTGGAGCTCGGCGGCAAGGCGCCCGTCGTGGTCTTCGAGGACGTCAAGGACCTGCGCAAGGCCGCCGCCGACATCGCCACCGCCGGCCTCTACAACGCCGGCCAGGACTGCACCGCCGCCTGCCGGGTGCTGGTGCACGAGAGCGTGCACGACGAGTTCGTGGCCGCGCTCACCGAGGCCGCCGCCGGCACCGTCACCGGCGACCTGGGCAACGAGGAGGCCCTCTACGGCCCGCTCAACAACGAGAACCAGCTCGCCAGGGTCCAGGGCTTCATCGACCGGGTCCCCGCGCACGCCAAGGTCCTCACGGGCGGCCACCGCGTCGGCGACAAGGGTTACTTCTTCGCCCCGACGATCGTGGACGGGCTGCGCCAGGACGACGAGATGGTGCAGAACGAGGTCTTCGGCCCCGTCATCACCGTCCAGACGTTCACCGACGAGGCCGACGCCCTGGCCAAGGCCAACGACGTCAAGTACGGCCTGAGCGGCTCGGTCTGGACCTCCGACCACGGCCGGGCCATGCGCATGTCGAACCGGCTCGACTTCGGTGTCGTCTGGGTCAACACGCACATCCCCTTCGTCTCGGAGATGCCGCACGGCGGCTTCAAGCACTCCGGGTACGGCAAGGACCTGTCGGTGTTCGGTCTGCACGACTACACCCGGGTCAAGCACGTCATGCACTACATCGGCGAATAG